A genomic region of Salinibacter pepae contains the following coding sequences:
- a CDS encoding RNA polymerase sigma factor: MQPTDEELVSAYLDESDEQAFRRLVERHQDRIFGYLMGMVKDRAVANDLFQETFERVIKAMHGERGSYDRQGQWLSWVMSIARNAAIDHTRKQKKWTDVPQDEDDGRSFWDTLEDDSPYADEQLHRAEQREWLDEHIEQLAPEQKEVLLLRQETDLTFREIAELQDVSINTALGRMRYALKNLRKMMEASDETALVGTIDT, translated from the coding sequence ATGCAGCCTACGGATGAGGAACTGGTATCGGCGTACCTGGACGAGAGCGACGAGCAGGCCTTTCGGCGGCTCGTCGAACGGCACCAGGACCGTATTTTTGGCTACCTGATGGGCATGGTGAAGGACCGGGCGGTGGCCAACGATCTCTTCCAGGAAACCTTCGAGCGCGTCATCAAAGCCATGCACGGCGAGCGCGGGTCGTACGACCGGCAGGGCCAGTGGCTGAGCTGGGTGATGAGCATCGCGCGCAACGCGGCAATCGACCACACGCGGAAGCAAAAGAAGTGGACGGACGTGCCGCAGGACGAAGACGACGGGCGGTCCTTCTGGGACACCCTGGAGGACGACTCGCCCTACGCCGACGAGCAGCTCCACCGCGCGGAGCAGCGCGAGTGGCTCGACGAGCACATCGAGCAGCTCGCCCCCGAGCAGAAAGAGGTGCTGCTCCTGCGCCAGGAAACGGACCTGACCTTTCGGGAGATCGCCGAGCTCCAAGACGTGTCCATCAACACCGCCCTCGGCCGCATGCGGTACGCCCTCAAGAACCTTCGCAAGATGATGGAGGCCTCCGACGAGACCGCGCTGGTCGGCACGATCGACACGTAA
- a CDS encoding response regulator transcription factor — protein sequence MSDSDPEGPSLLVVEDDSELSTSLLLYLESEGYEVTLAETGETALQEATRLPGYDLIVLDAKLPDLSGFEVLRQSRDDGVRTPVLMLTGLGDHEHKMRGFQVGADDYLTKPFETEELVARIDVLLRREAEATDETGTFRVGGLRVDLEEDDVSRDGEPVDLTDLEYKLLAYLLRRRGRTATREQILRDVWDLPTEVETRTIDRHVNALRDVMDGEAEDEWPIQSVYGIGYKLEGAERTTGSEQETV from the coding sequence ATGTCCGACTCCGACCCCGAAGGCCCGTCTCTTCTCGTCGTCGAGGACGATAGCGAGCTTAGCACGAGTCTTCTGCTCTACCTGGAATCCGAGGGCTACGAGGTGACGCTCGCCGAGACGGGAGAAACGGCCCTGCAAGAGGCCACACGGCTTCCGGGGTACGACCTGATCGTGCTCGACGCGAAGCTACCCGACCTCAGCGGCTTCGAAGTGCTCCGGCAGTCCCGGGACGACGGGGTCCGCACGCCGGTGCTCATGCTCACGGGCCTCGGCGACCACGAGCACAAGATGCGGGGCTTCCAGGTCGGCGCCGACGACTACCTAACGAAGCCGTTCGAGACGGAGGAGCTGGTGGCACGCATTGACGTGCTGCTTCGTCGGGAGGCGGAGGCAACCGACGAAACCGGGACGTTTCGGGTCGGGGGGCTCCGCGTGGACCTCGAAGAGGACGATGTCTCACGGGACGGAGAGCCCGTCGACCTCACAGACCTGGAGTACAAGCTGCTCGCCTATCTGCTGCGCCGGCGCGGCCGCACGGCCACCCGTGAGCAGATTCTCCGCGACGTGTGGGACCTGCCCACCGAGGTAGAGACGCGCACCATCGACCGGCACGTCAACGCCCTCCGCGACGTTATGGACGGCGAGGCGGAAGACGAGTGGCCCATCCAGAGCGTGTACGGAATTGGGTACAAACTGGAAGGCGCCGAGCGGACGACAGGGTCCGAGCAGGAGACGGTGTAG
- a CDS encoding RtcB family protein — MKRTDLTRIDEFTWEIPQSFQDAMRVPVRILASENLIDEILDRKAIGQAIRTSMLSGLVGHLVVMPDVYSGQGAPVGIVAVSKWPVGTIAPGAIGHDINAGVRLLGSDIKTEEAEGNFDALADALKNHIPSGTDAEGSISLNKSEVDHVAQSGAQWALRKDMAQQDDLVRAEEGGRLNEADPKKVSEAARSIGAQQLGTLGGGEHFIEIHSVEEVFNRAAAVTMGLKEGTLVAQIHCGSRGYGRQVCADYIERFQEVAPSYDIDPPDPNLASVPLDSGEAEDYMGAMRAAANYAYANRQVLAHRVREVFDDLLEGAGERLKTVYDVAHNLGQVEMHQVDGKHMRCYVHRKGAARAFGPGTPGISLPYRALGQPVLVPGSMGETSWVMLATRDAMQKSFGSACHGAGRTMSRHEANHQAEPVPLDGDGDGVAVRSGDGSASAGVQLKENIGGVVETVAGSRLAGKVARLEPLAVMHG, encoded by the coding sequence ATGAAACGCACGGACCTGACGCGGATCGACGAATTCACATGGGAAATCCCCCAGTCGTTCCAGGACGCGATGCGGGTGCCCGTGCGCATCCTCGCGAGTGAGAATCTCATCGACGAGATTCTCGACCGAAAGGCCATCGGTCAGGCGATTCGCACCTCGATGCTGTCCGGGCTGGTGGGGCATCTCGTGGTGATGCCCGATGTTTACAGCGGGCAGGGGGCGCCGGTGGGCATTGTGGCCGTGTCGAAATGGCCGGTGGGCACCATTGCGCCCGGCGCCATCGGACACGACATCAACGCGGGCGTCCGACTGCTGGGGTCGGACATCAAGACCGAAGAGGCGGAGGGCAACTTCGACGCCCTTGCCGACGCCCTGAAGAACCACATTCCGAGCGGGACGGACGCGGAGGGGTCCATCTCGCTCAACAAGAGCGAGGTCGACCACGTCGCCCAGTCCGGGGCCCAGTGGGCCCTGCGCAAGGACATGGCGCAGCAGGACGACCTCGTCCGCGCCGAGGAGGGGGGGCGCCTCAACGAGGCGGACCCGAAGAAGGTGAGCGAGGCGGCCCGGTCGATTGGGGCGCAGCAGCTCGGGACGCTTGGGGGCGGGGAGCACTTCATTGAGATCCATTCCGTGGAGGAGGTCTTCAACCGCGCGGCGGCCGTCACGATGGGCCTCAAAGAGGGCACCCTCGTCGCCCAGATTCACTGCGGTTCCCGTGGCTACGGGCGACAGGTCTGTGCCGACTACATCGAGCGGTTTCAGGAGGTGGCCCCCTCCTACGACATCGACCCGCCGGACCCGAACCTGGCGTCGGTGCCGCTCGACTCGGGCGAGGCGGAGGACTACATGGGGGCCATGCGGGCCGCGGCCAACTACGCCTACGCCAACCGACAGGTGCTGGCCCACCGCGTCCGCGAAGTGTTCGACGATCTGCTTGAGGGGGCGGGGGAACGGCTCAAGACGGTCTACGACGTGGCCCACAACCTGGGGCAGGTGGAGATGCATCAGGTCGACGGCAAGCACATGCGCTGCTACGTCCACCGCAAGGGGGCGGCGCGCGCCTTTGGCCCCGGCACGCCGGGCATCTCGCTCCCGTACCGGGCCCTCGGACAGCCGGTGCTGGTCCCCGGAAGCATGGGCGAGACCTCGTGGGTCATGCTGGCCACCCGCGACGCAATGCAGAAGAGCTTTGGGTCGGCCTGTCACGGCGCCGGACGGACCATGAGTCGCCACGAGGCAAACCACCAGGCCGAGCCGGTGCCGCTCGACGGGGACGGGGACGGCGTCGCCGTTCGGTCCGGCGACGGATCCGCGTCCGCCGGCGTCCAGCTCAAGGAAAACATCGGCGGGGTCGTGGAGACGGTCGCCGGGTCGCGCCTCGCCGGCAAGGTGGCGCGGCTGGAGCCCCTCGCCGTCATGCACGGGTGA
- the mnmA gene encoding tRNA 2-thiouridine(34) synthase MnmA → MSKKGRVLVAMSGGVDSSVTAVLLKERGYDVVGLTMKTWDYSTSGGRDGKEVGCCSIESMNDARVVATEHGFPHFVVDLREEFGDWVIERFTDEYLSGRTPNPCVLCNTHIKWDALLQRADDLDCEYIATGHYANVRYDDERDRYLLSRGLDRNKDQSYALWGLPQGHLARSIFPLGAHEKPEIRKMAAEFGLDNVADKPDSYEICFIPDNDYPRFLKDRVDGLEEEVSGGTFVLSDGTVVGEHDGYPFYTIGQRRGLDLALGERVYVTDIDPETNTITVGPREELMEQTLTAHEINLVKYPELDGERPAWGTIRYNDDGAGCLAWQPDEDTLKVAFAEPKRAITPGQSLVLYEDDDVLGGGWIHEVGGAENEAAERAAEAPA, encoded by the coding sequence ATGAGCAAAAAGGGACGCGTGCTCGTCGCCATGAGTGGCGGGGTCGACTCCTCGGTGACGGCCGTGCTGCTCAAAGAGCGCGGCTACGACGTGGTGGGCCTCACCATGAAAACCTGGGACTATTCCACCAGCGGGGGGCGCGACGGAAAAGAAGTGGGCTGTTGCTCCATCGAGTCGATGAACGACGCCCGTGTGGTGGCGACTGAGCACGGCTTTCCGCACTTCGTGGTAGACCTGCGGGAGGAGTTTGGGGACTGGGTGATCGAGCGCTTCACCGACGAGTACCTCTCGGGCCGCACGCCCAACCCCTGCGTGCTCTGTAACACCCACATCAAGTGGGACGCCCTGTTGCAGCGGGCCGATGACCTGGACTGCGAGTACATCGCTACGGGCCACTACGCCAACGTCCGTTACGACGACGAACGGGACCGCTACCTCCTGAGCCGCGGGCTCGACCGCAACAAGGATCAGAGCTACGCGCTCTGGGGCCTGCCGCAGGGGCACCTCGCCCGCTCGATCTTCCCCCTTGGTGCGCACGAGAAGCCGGAGATCCGCAAGATGGCGGCGGAGTTCGGCCTCGACAACGTGGCCGACAAGCCGGACTCCTACGAGATCTGCTTCATCCCGGACAACGACTACCCTCGGTTCCTGAAGGACCGCGTCGACGGACTTGAGGAGGAGGTAAGCGGCGGCACGTTCGTGCTCAGCGACGGCACCGTGGTGGGGGAGCACGACGGCTATCCCTTCTACACCATCGGCCAGCGTCGGGGCCTCGACCTTGCGCTTGGCGAGCGGGTCTACGTGACCGACATTGACCCCGAGACAAACACGATCACGGTGGGGCCGAGGGAGGAGCTCATGGAACAGACCCTGACGGCCCACGAGATCAACCTCGTAAAGTACCCCGAGCTCGACGGGGAGCGCCCGGCCTGGGGCACGATCCGCTACAACGACGATGGGGCGGGGTGCCTGGCCTGGCAGCCGGACGAGGACACCCTGAAGGTGGCCTTTGCCGAGCCGAAGCGCGCCATCACGCCGGGGCAAAGCCTCGTGCTGTACGAGGACGACGATGTGCTCGGCGGGGGGTGGATTCACGAGGTGGGCGGGGCTGAGAACGAGGCGGCGGAGCGGGCGGCCGAGGCCCCAGCGTAG
- a CDS encoding N-acetylmuramoyl-L-alanine amidase family protein translates to MDWFRAHIARCVDAGHRSRWGPSWLLVGLLLVAAGPAQADVLVTDVIFSPRSDGQGYVVRVRTTASPEAYMLQPEQARELKWVLYNTTLHADYDKRAPAGPVEDYTVTQQNGHLILRVTLTSDRSISPTAYRDGASDDVLLNLAYDDAPPVAAGAASSPASTASVSSAAEEPTPSQAGQRQRDPMAAFSPERSRLDTVVIDPGHGGKDPGAVAHGLYEKDIVLDVAHKLGDYIENRLDLEVVYTRADDRFIALEERGHLANRRGGDLFISLHANAFQSSSVQGTETYFLGRSKTDAARRVMKQENSVVREYEENPDRYDEYDAEAFVKGELFLSASMQFSEEFASIVQNQFKKRVQRRSRGVHQAGFYVLWSASMPSVLVELGYLTNRQEARFLNSDRGQTYLASAIFRAVRKYKNQYNKGIVSSE, encoded by the coding sequence ATGGATTGGTTCCGGGCCCACATCGCTCGTTGTGTCGACGCCGGGCATCGGTCGCGTTGGGGCCCGTCGTGGCTCCTGGTCGGGCTTCTGCTCGTGGCGGCGGGGCCGGCCCAGGCCGACGTGCTCGTGACCGACGTGATCTTCTCTCCCCGGTCCGACGGGCAGGGCTACGTCGTGCGCGTCCGGACGACGGCCTCCCCCGAGGCGTACATGCTGCAGCCGGAGCAGGCGCGCGAACTGAAGTGGGTGCTCTACAACACGACCCTCCACGCGGACTACGACAAGCGGGCGCCGGCAGGGCCGGTTGAGGACTACACAGTGACGCAGCAAAACGGCCACCTGATCCTCCGGGTCACCCTCACTTCGGACCGCTCGATCTCGCCCACGGCCTACCGCGACGGGGCGTCCGACGACGTGCTACTAAACCTTGCGTACGACGACGCCCCGCCGGTGGCCGCAGGGGCCGCCTCGTCCCCCGCGTCGACCGCGTCCGTCTCGTCCGCCGCCGAAGAACCGACGCCCTCTCAGGCGGGACAACGTCAGCGAGACCCGATGGCCGCCTTTTCTCCCGAACGCTCCCGGCTCGACACGGTGGTGATCGATCCGGGGCACGGGGGCAAGGACCCGGGAGCGGTGGCCCACGGGCTGTACGAGAAGGACATTGTGCTGGACGTGGCCCACAAGCTGGGTGACTACATCGAGAACCGCCTGGACCTGGAGGTGGTCTACACCCGAGCGGACGACCGATTTATTGCCTTGGAGGAGCGCGGGCACCTGGCCAACCGGAGGGGCGGCGACCTCTTCATCTCACTCCACGCCAATGCGTTTCAGTCCTCGTCCGTCCAGGGCACCGAGACGTACTTCCTGGGGCGCTCCAAGACGGACGCGGCGCGGCGCGTCATGAAGCAGGAGAACAGCGTTGTGCGGGAGTACGAGGAGAATCCGGACCGCTACGACGAGTACGACGCGGAGGCCTTCGTGAAGGGCGAACTCTTCCTGAGCGCCAGCATGCAGTTCAGCGAAGAGTTCGCGTCGATCGTCCAGAATCAGTTCAAGAAGCGGGTCCAGCGGCGCAGCCGGGGGGTGCACCAGGCCGGGTTCTACGTCCTGTGGAGCGCCTCGATGCCGTCGGTCCTCGTGGAGCTTGGGTACCTGACCAACCGCCAGGAGGCCCGCTTCCTCAACAGCGACCGGGGCCAGACCTACCTGGCGAGCGCCATTTTCCGGGCCGTCCGCAAGTACAAGAACCAGTACAACAAGGGCATCGTCTCCAGCGAGTAG
- a CDS encoding RidA family protein — protein sequence MSTSTSASRSTVTTPLAPAAIGPYSQGVLVDDRLYVSGQIAIDPDTDSMVDGSIEAETERVLENVGAVLKAASMSFENVVRCEVFMADMNDYAQINEVYARYFNEKPPARQAVEVAKLPRNARVEVSCIAIR from the coding sequence ATGTCCACGTCGACCTCTGCGTCTCGCAGTACCGTCACGACCCCCCTCGCCCCCGCGGCCATCGGCCCGTACAGCCAGGGCGTCCTCGTCGACGACCGTCTGTACGTCTCGGGCCAAATCGCGATCGACCCGGACACCGACAGCATGGTGGACGGGTCGATTGAGGCGGAAACGGAACGCGTGCTCGAAAACGTTGGTGCCGTCCTGAAGGCCGCGAGCATGTCGTTCGAGAACGTGGTGCGGTGCGAGGTCTTCATGGCCGACATGAACGACTACGCGCAGATCAACGAGGTGTACGCGCGATACTTCAACGAAAAACCGCCGGCCCGGCAGGCCGTGGAGGTTGCCAAGCTCCCCCGAAATGCACGGGTCGAGGTGTCCTGCATCGCCATTCGGTAG